In Ensifer adhaerens, a single window of DNA contains:
- a CDS encoding ABC transporter permease codes for MRRTAVVTAFFAGLLLIWELAADTGWWSPVLFPSAVSVARYLWGAMNDGTLLEAIRVTLQRLLLGYVIGAAIGLPLGVLTSSSKIMEDTLGSLALGLQTLPSVCWVPFAVLWFGQTESAMLFVVVMGTVWSVIIATNHGARTIPPIYSKAARTMGSKGLHLWMTVMLPASLPFLVSGMKQGWAFAWRSLMAAEIFVTILTGFGLGQLLHYGRELNAMDQVIGAMMVIVLIGLLADRILFAPWERFLHHRWGMDGG; via the coding sequence ATGAGGCGAACAGCGGTCGTTACGGCATTCTTCGCCGGGCTGCTCCTGATTTGGGAGCTGGCCGCCGATACTGGCTGGTGGTCGCCAGTCCTTTTCCCTTCGGCTGTGAGCGTTGCCCGGTATCTTTGGGGCGCAATGAACGACGGTACGCTTCTTGAAGCAATCCGCGTTACGCTCCAACGGCTGCTGCTTGGGTACGTGATCGGGGCGGCGATTGGTCTCCCGCTCGGCGTTCTTACAAGTTCGTCGAAGATCATGGAGGACACGCTTGGTTCATTGGCACTTGGCCTGCAGACCTTGCCGAGCGTGTGCTGGGTGCCCTTCGCCGTGCTGTGGTTCGGGCAAACCGAGAGTGCGATGCTGTTCGTCGTCGTGATGGGTACAGTCTGGTCGGTGATAATTGCGACCAACCACGGAGCTCGAACCATCCCGCCGATCTATTCAAAGGCCGCACGGACCATGGGATCCAAGGGATTACACTTGTGGATGACGGTCATGCTGCCGGCCTCCTTGCCCTTTCTCGTCAGCGGCATGAAGCAGGGTTGGGCCTTCGCATGGCGCTCGTTGATGGCTGCCGAGATCTTCGTGACTATCCTGACCGGTTTCGGACTCGGCCAGTTGCTTCACTATGGGCGTGAGCTGAATGCAATGGATCAGGTGATCGGCGCCATGATGGTGATCGTCTTGATCGGTCTGCTTGCGGATCGAATTCTGTTTGCGCCCTGGGAACGTTTCCTGCATCACAGGTGGGGTATGGATGGCGGATGA
- a CDS encoding peroxiredoxin, which yields MTETTFQPIAYARLNALAPDFAARSTNGPITLSSYRGRWVVFFAHPANFTPVCTSEFIALARASPDFEKLDCALLGLSVDSLYSHIAWIRDIRERFGINVAFPLVEDPSMAIAKAYGMIDGTSDSSATVRATYVIDPEGIIRAIVWYPMNVGRSVDELLRLVAALQSAERENAAAPEGWRPGNPLLEHAPSSEGEETVLHPGESWYFRERHT from the coding sequence ATGACCGAGACAACGTTTCAACCCATTGCCTATGCGCGCCTCAATGCCTTGGCTCCCGATTTTGCGGCGCGATCCACGAACGGACCCATCACGCTGTCGTCCTATCGCGGTCGCTGGGTGGTCTTTTTTGCCCATCCTGCAAACTTCACGCCGGTTTGCACCAGCGAGTTCATAGCGCTTGCGCGGGCGTCGCCGGATTTCGAGAAGCTTGACTGTGCGCTACTGGGGCTCTCGGTGGACAGTCTCTACTCCCACATTGCCTGGATCCGTGATATCCGCGAGCGCTTTGGAATAAATGTCGCGTTCCCGCTCGTCGAAGACCCCTCGATGGCAATCGCGAAGGCCTATGGAATGATCGATGGCACTTCGGATAGCAGTGCGACGGTCAGGGCAACATACGTCATTGATCCGGAGGGTATCATTCGCGCCATTGTCTGGTACCCGATGAATGTAGGTCGTTCAGTGGACGAGCTGTTACGTCTTGTTGCCGCACTCCAGAGTGCGGAACGAGAGAATGCCGCGGCGCCGGAAGGGTGGCGTCCGGGCAATCCCCTTCTCGAGCACGCGCCCTCGAGCGAAGGAGAGGAGACTGTGCTCCATCCAGGCGAAAGTTGGTATTTCCGGGAGCGGCACACATGA
- a CDS encoding chloride channel protein: protein MRRLPRRTELGLVLAGTLAGIAAGLCVAIMTFIARMMHSLIFGLEAGERLSGAAVDEKILVLVAPIAGGILLGTILLLLARWRKRPLVDPIEANALHGGRLSLTDSLIVALQNLVSNGFGASVGLEAGYTQVASGIASKFGSRLKLRRSDMRILVGCGAAGAIAAAFNAPLTGAFYAFELIIGAYTIISLTPVVASALSANLVARLLTASDAGIDVGSVGNVVPADYVPALLLGAICGGVGILVMQGVAFVEETARRSALPGFARPTIGGMIVGLLALANPQVLSGGHGALHLNLETDVAITSLLVLFLLKAIASAVSIGSGFRGGLFFSSLFMGALLGKLFAFWAPYLNSATLAPASYAVVGMSSLAVAVIGGPLTMTFLALEVTGDFPMTVLVLASVITSSFIVRTLFGYSFATWRFHLRGETIRSAQDVGWIRNLTVDKLMRADVRTANADMPVRDFRNTFPIGSTQRVALVDQNGKYAGLALVADVHSNLVEGENEAAQIRTFAQFKKDVLLPTMNARQAVAIFDQSESEALAVVSDLVEQRVLGMLTESHTLRRYSEELDRNRREISGEL, encoded by the coding sequence ATGCGCAGGCTGCCGCGCCGGACGGAGCTGGGTCTCGTCCTTGCAGGAACGCTGGCGGGAATTGCAGCTGGGCTCTGCGTGGCGATTATGACGTTCATCGCCAGAATGATGCACTCGCTGATCTTCGGGCTGGAGGCGGGAGAGCGGTTGAGTGGCGCAGCCGTCGACGAGAAGATCCTCGTGCTCGTCGCTCCGATTGCTGGCGGCATACTACTTGGAACCATCCTGCTTCTACTCGCAAGATGGCGGAAGCGCCCTCTTGTTGATCCGATCGAAGCCAACGCTCTTCATGGCGGCCGCCTTTCGTTGACGGACAGCCTCATCGTCGCACTACAGAACCTTGTCTCGAACGGTTTCGGAGCTTCAGTTGGCCTCGAAGCGGGTTACACCCAGGTTGCCTCGGGAATAGCATCCAAATTCGGCAGCAGGCTGAAACTGCGCCGTTCGGACATGCGAATTCTAGTGGGCTGCGGAGCTGCCGGAGCGATCGCCGCTGCATTCAATGCGCCTTTGACCGGCGCCTTTTACGCGTTCGAACTGATCATCGGCGCCTACACGATCATCTCCTTGACCCCCGTGGTGGCGTCAGCACTGAGCGCCAACCTTGTTGCGCGCTTGTTGACTGCAAGCGATGCCGGCATTGACGTGGGCAGCGTCGGCAACGTAGTGCCGGCGGACTACGTACCGGCCCTCCTGCTCGGCGCCATCTGCGGTGGCGTTGGCATTCTAGTCATGCAAGGGGTTGCTTTCGTGGAGGAAACAGCGCGCAGGAGTGCGCTACCGGGCTTCGCCAGGCCGACGATCGGCGGAATGATCGTAGGTTTGCTGGCCCTGGCAAATCCGCAGGTTCTGTCGGGAGGCCACGGAGCGCTTCATCTCAACCTTGAAACCGACGTCGCGATTACCAGCCTTCTGGTGCTGTTCTTGCTAAAGGCGATTGCCTCGGCCGTTTCAATCGGCTCAGGCTTTCGCGGCGGGCTTTTCTTCTCCTCGCTTTTCATGGGCGCGTTGCTTGGCAAGCTCTTTGCTTTTTGGGCCCCCTATTTGAACTCGGCGACTCTTGCTCCTGCAAGCTATGCCGTCGTCGGAATGAGTTCACTTGCGGTCGCCGTCATCGGCGGCCCGTTGACAATGACTTTCCTTGCACTTGAGGTCACCGGAGATTTTCCAATGACCGTTCTGGTGCTCGCCTCGGTTATCACATCGTCCTTTATCGTCAGGACGCTGTTCGGTTATTCGTTCGCCACCTGGCGCTTCCACTTGCGCGGCGAGACAATCCGTAGCGCCCAAGACGTCGGCTGGATCCGCAATCTTACGGTCGACAAGCTCATGCGAGCGGATGTCCGCACGGCAAACGCGGACATGCCCGTGCGTGATTTCAGGAACACGTTTCCGATCGGTTCGACCCAGCGGGTCGCCCTGGTCGACCAGAACGGAAAGTATGCCGGGCTCGCACTCGTCGCGGATGTCCATTCCAATCTTGTCGAAGGAGAGAATGAGGCCGCACAGATCCGAACGTTCGCGCAATTCAAGAAAGACGTTCTGCTTCCCACCATGAATGCCAGGCAGGCGGTCGCGATCTTCGACCAAAGCGAAAGTGAAGCGCTTGCAGTTGTCAGCGACCTGGTTGAGCAACGGGTGCTCGGTATGCTGACGGAGAGCCATACCTTAAGGCGCTATAGTGAGGAACTTGACCGAAACAGAAGGGAAATCTCCGGCGAGCTCTAA
- a CDS encoding YeeE/YedE family protein encodes MSEINFLWPLSGGLLIGLSAGFYLLTTGRIAGISGLVAAAAGLTGTGISKLGLGFLGGVLGGAFAASTFLRQPEIEVTSSLPLLLIGGLLVGFGTRLGSGCTSGHGVCGLARLSPRSIVATLTFMTVAALTVFAMRLFAGAI; translated from the coding sequence ATGAGCGAAATCAACTTCTTGTGGCCGCTGTCCGGCGGCCTTCTCATCGGTCTATCGGCCGGATTTTATCTGCTGACAACCGGTCGAATTGCCGGGATTTCTGGACTTGTCGCGGCAGCTGCAGGCCTGACGGGAACTGGCATCAGCAAGCTCGGCCTGGGATTTCTCGGAGGGGTCCTCGGCGGCGCCTTTGCCGCGTCTACCTTCCTCCGCCAACCAGAGATAGAAGTGACGTCGTCCTTGCCTCTCCTCCTCATCGGCGGCCTCCTGGTCGGCTTTGGAACCCGTCTCGGCTCAGGCTGCACCAGTGGCCATGGCGTCTGCGGCCTGGCGCGACTTTCACCGCGCTCGATCGTTGCGACATTGACGTTCATGACGGTTGCAGCGCTCACCGTTTTCGCAATGCGTCTTTTCGCGGGAGCCATCTGA
- a CDS encoding LOG family protein, whose protein sequence is MKARRRQNGDKTVVSRLGTIPPPPHPLHRTEPLPWQNIKSAIDDPEAHNRVEAIIRSESYRLAIQDPSFLDRDDVRGPRLEVDYLKPELLLRQHGIEGTIVVFGSTRICEPEAAQRNLGALRAAAEGHPDAGSLMRLRVAERILEKARFYEIARDLGREVGRSNRAHPQQSVVIMTGSGPGIMEAANRGAFDVGARSVGLNISLPHEQFPNPYVSPDLCFCVHYFGIRKLHFLIRAKALVVFPGGFGTLDELFETLTLIQTRKIKPIPIVLVGEEFWRRAIDIDFLVEEGVVDPEDRDLFWYAETGQEIWDDILNWHAATGAPLFPPISTNLGR, encoded by the coding sequence ATGAAGGCACGACGTCGGCAGAATGGGGACAAGACAGTTGTTTCACGGCTGGGTACAATACCCCCGCCGCCACATCCTTTGCACCGTACAGAGCCTTTGCCCTGGCAAAACATTAAATCGGCTATAGATGACCCTGAAGCACATAATCGGGTCGAAGCCATCATCAGGAGCGAAAGCTATCGCCTAGCGATCCAGGATCCAAGCTTCCTTGATCGCGATGACGTCCGTGGACCAAGACTCGAAGTCGACTATCTCAAACCGGAACTGTTGTTGAGACAGCATGGAATTGAGGGGACGATCGTCGTCTTCGGCAGTACGCGCATATGTGAACCAGAGGCAGCGCAGCGCAATCTGGGGGCGCTGCGCGCCGCGGCGGAGGGACACCCGGACGCCGGCTCGCTGATGCGCCTTCGAGTAGCAGAGCGGATCCTCGAAAAGGCTCGATTCTACGAGATCGCCCGAGATCTCGGGCGGGAAGTCGGTCGATCCAATCGCGCGCACCCGCAGCAGTCGGTTGTCATCATGACTGGCTCAGGACCTGGGATAATGGAGGCTGCCAATCGTGGCGCCTTTGATGTTGGCGCACGATCAGTGGGTCTCAATATCAGTCTGCCACACGAACAGTTTCCCAACCCTTATGTTAGTCCGGACCTCTGCTTTTGCGTGCATTACTTTGGAATACGCAAGCTTCACTTCCTCATACGCGCAAAGGCGCTTGTCGTGTTTCCCGGCGGTTTTGGTACGCTTGATGAGTTGTTTGAGACACTTACTCTGATCCAGACGCGCAAGATCAAGCCGATACCAATCGTCCTTGTCGGTGAGGAATTCTGGCGCCGAGCAATCGACATAGATTTTCTGGTTGAAGAAGGCGTGGTCGATCCTGAGGATCGCGATCTCTTTTGGTACGCTGAAACAGGTCAGGAAATTTGGGATGACATTCTAAACTGGCACGCGGCGACCGGGGCGCCCCTTTTTCCACCGATTTCCACCAATCTCGGCAGATGA
- a CDS encoding ABC transporter ATP-binding protein, with protein MINRAPFVGAATQHCSLATSKLDVQTVSKWFRTSRANVHALADVSMQVAAGQIVCVVGPSGCGKSTLLDIIAGLTQPDAGHVFADGQEVAGPGRERLVVFQEPSLFPWLNVFGNVMFGLRLCPELRGDERRDIAHNYLSLVGLEKFEKAHVHELSGGMKQRVALARALAPDPQVLLMDEPFGALDAMTREHLYDDVQKIWADSRKTVVFVTHNMREATCLGDRILLMSSAPGTIVRSFDIPLSRPRSIYNAELVAHAAAVADALRGTIGGGEPE; from the coding sequence TGTTGGAGCAGCCACGCAGCATTGCAGTCTCGCGACGAGCAAGCTCGATGTTCAAACGGTCTCGAAATGGTTTCGAACGTCTCGGGCCAACGTGCACGCGCTAGCCGACGTATCGATGCAGGTTGCCGCCGGTCAGATCGTTTGCGTCGTTGGCCCAAGCGGCTGCGGCAAGTCGACGCTTCTCGACATCATCGCCGGTCTGACGCAACCAGATGCCGGTCACGTGTTTGCGGACGGTCAGGAGGTCGCAGGTCCCGGCCGAGAGCGGTTGGTCGTGTTTCAGGAACCTTCCCTTTTTCCGTGGCTGAACGTGTTTGGCAACGTGATGTTCGGCCTGAGGCTTTGCCCAGAGCTTCGTGGTGACGAGCGCCGGGACATCGCACATAACTACCTATCGCTGGTAGGACTGGAAAAGTTTGAAAAGGCGCACGTCCACGAATTGTCGGGTGGCATGAAGCAGCGCGTCGCGCTTGCGCGTGCATTGGCGCCGGATCCGCAAGTGCTCTTGATGGACGAGCCATTTGGCGCGCTCGACGCAATGACGCGGGAGCACCTTTACGACGACGTCCAGAAGATCTGGGCTGACAGTCGTAAGACGGTGGTATTCGTGACGCACAACATGCGCGAAGCAACGTGCCTGGGCGATCGCATTTTACTGATGTCGAGTGCCCCCGGAACAATCGTGCGAAGTTTTGACATCCCGCTGTCGCGCCCTCGCAGCATATACAATGCCGAGTTGGTGGCTCACGCGGCAGCGGTTGCCGATGCGCTCCGCGGCACGATAGGAGGCGGCGAACCGGAATGA
- a CDS encoding sulfite exporter TauE/SafE family protein: MTLEPIQYALGAFSGGLVGLALGLFGGGGSILAVPLMAYVVGVANPHLAIGTSAFAVAANALANLIGHARLGHVKWRCASIYSLAGIAGAYLGSTMGKLMDGQHLLLAFAFLMVLVGALMLKGRAVQGDPGAHCSRENAPKVIAFGGLTGIFSGFFGIGGGFLIVPGLMASTDMPILFAVGSSLVAVTAFGLTTTVNYAMSGLVDWRLAGVFIAGGVVGGTIGAAIATRLAARKGALNTIFAFMIFTVAGYMIYRGFTQIAAA, from the coding sequence ATGACACTCGAACCAATACAGTATGCGCTCGGCGCTTTTTCCGGAGGGCTTGTCGGACTGGCCCTCGGCCTGTTCGGCGGCGGCGGCTCCATTCTTGCCGTCCCGCTGATGGCCTATGTGGTTGGAGTTGCGAACCCGCACCTGGCGATCGGCACCAGCGCCTTTGCGGTTGCCGCCAACGCCCTTGCCAATCTGATTGGTCATGCGCGCCTCGGTCATGTCAAATGGCGCTGTGCCAGCATCTACAGTCTCGCCGGGATTGCTGGAGCTTATCTTGGCTCGACCATGGGAAAGCTCATGGACGGACAACATCTGCTGTTGGCATTTGCCTTTCTCATGGTGCTGGTCGGCGCGCTAATGCTCAAGGGCCGTGCGGTTCAGGGCGATCCAGGTGCGCATTGCTCGCGTGAAAACGCGCCGAAAGTCATTGCGTTTGGTGGGCTCACGGGCATCTTCTCCGGGTTTTTCGGCATCGGTGGTGGGTTCCTGATCGTGCCCGGATTGATGGCTTCCACGGATATGCCCATCCTTTTCGCGGTTGGCTCATCGCTCGTGGCGGTGACTGCCTTCGGCCTGACAACGACTGTGAACTATGCCATGTCAGGCCTAGTCGATTGGAGGCTTGCGGGAGTCTTCATCGCCGGCGGTGTTGTCGGTGGCACGATCGGAGCGGCCATTGCCACCAGACTTGCAGCACGCAAGGGTGCGTTGAACACCATATTCGCCTTCATGATCTTCACTGTGGCCGGATACATGATTTATCGAGGCTTCACCCAGATTGCCGCGGCCTGA
- a CDS encoding EF-hand domain-containing protein yields MIIARASYAATIAVLVSTSATGSFAQTPVEKQDEQPGYSEMMPGAMMGGRRSGMRDGMRQGIMYGHMMKIMFAVADVDGDGALSFEEVTAIHKRIFDKADANKDGKVTPEEMQGFMRD; encoded by the coding sequence ATGATTATCGCACGAGCCTCATATGCTGCGACTATCGCCGTTCTCGTATCCACCAGCGCGACGGGATCTTTTGCCCAGACCCCGGTAGAAAAACAAGACGAACAACCTGGTTACTCCGAGATGATGCCGGGTGCGATGATGGGCGGCCGCCGCTCCGGCATGAGAGATGGTATGCGGCAAGGCATTATGTATGGGCACATGATGAAAATCATGTTTGCCGTTGCTGATGTAGATGGCGATGGTGCGCTTTCGTTCGAAGAAGTGACAGCGATCCATAAGCGCATCTTCGATAAGGCCGATGCAAACAAGGACGGCAAGGTGACGCCCGAGGAAATGCAGGGCTTCATGCGCGACTAA
- a CDS encoding MBL fold metallo-hydrolase: MIGSIIDDPLEYARALIEHALQDTARRPVVKSFFDPQTFTVSHVVRDPQSNACAIIDSVLDYDAASGRTSGNSTGPVIDYVKSESLAVRWLLETHAHADHLSAAPLLQAEVGGRLAIGHEIVRVQEVFGKIFNAGTEFQRDGSQFDHLFNDGDRFKIGALDATVLHVPGHTPACLAYVVGDAIFPGDTLFMPDYGTARCDFPGGDARQLYRSIRRLMELPNEARMYLCHDYKAPDRDHYAWETTVGAQRSGNIHVHDGVSEDEFFKMRSERDATLPMPKLTLPSVQVNMRAGQLPPPEDNGVRYLKIPLNVL; the protein is encoded by the coding sequence ATGATCGGCTCCATTATCGACGACCCCTTGGAATACGCCCGCGCGCTCATTGAGCACGCACTTCAGGACACAGCCAGACGCCCCGTTGTGAAGTCGTTCTTCGACCCGCAAACCTTTACGGTGAGCCATGTCGTGCGCGACCCGCAATCGAATGCCTGCGCGATCATCGACAGCGTGCTTGACTACGATGCCGCCTCCGGCCGCACATCGGGCAATTCGACCGGACCTGTCATTGATTACGTAAAGTCTGAAAGTCTTGCCGTTCGCTGGTTGCTGGAAACACATGCGCACGCTGACCATCTCTCGGCTGCTCCCCTACTCCAAGCCGAAGTTGGCGGACGGCTTGCCATCGGGCACGAGATCGTTCGCGTCCAGGAAGTGTTTGGCAAGATCTTCAACGCCGGCACAGAGTTTCAGCGAGACGGCAGCCAATTCGACCACCTCTTCAACGATGGTGATCGCTTCAAGATTGGCGCGCTGGATGCGACGGTGTTGCACGTACCTGGTCATACACCAGCTTGCCTCGCCTATGTGGTCGGCGACGCAATCTTTCCGGGAGATACGCTGTTCATGCCGGACTATGGAACGGCGCGCTGCGACTTCCCCGGCGGCGACGCACGGCAGCTTTACCGGTCGATAAGGCGCCTTATGGAGCTCCCCAACGAGGCTCGCATGTATCTCTGCCACGATTACAAGGCGCCTGATCGCGATCACTACGCATGGGAGACGACAGTTGGCGCCCAACGGTCTGGCAACATCCATGTGCATGACGGTGTCAGCGAGGATGAATTTTTCAAAATGCGCAGCGAGCGCGATGCGACGCTTCCAATGCCCAAGCTCACTTTGCCTTCGGTGCAGGTCAATATGCGGGCAGGCCAGCTTCCGCCGCCAGAAGACAACGGTGTGCGATACCTCAAAATTCCATTGAACGTTTTGTGA
- a CDS encoding YeeE/YedE family protein translates to MFTKVASAIVCGLLFGAGLVVSDMINPARVRAFLDVAGDWDPSLAFVMGGALIPSTLAYIVRNRWQAPLFDDQFHVPPGTGPDARLVAGAVLFGVGWGLVGLCPGPAIAALTTGRWQAGLFVGAMLTGMITYRFVLARPALASR, encoded by the coding sequence ATGTTCACAAAAGTAGCTTCGGCCATCGTCTGCGGCCTGCTCTTTGGTGCCGGGCTTGTCGTCTCCGACATGATCAATCCCGCGCGCGTGCGTGCTTTTCTCGATGTTGCTGGCGACTGGGACCCGTCGCTCGCCTTCGTCATGGGTGGCGCACTCATACCTTCAACGCTTGCCTACATTGTCCGCAATAGATGGCAAGCTCCGCTCTTCGACGATCAGTTCCATGTGCCCCCGGGGACAGGGCCGGATGCCCGCCTTGTTGCCGGCGCCGTGCTTTTCGGAGTCGGCTGGGGTTTGGTCGGGCTCTGCCCCGGTCCTGCAATCGCCGCTTTGACGACGGGCCGATGGCAAGCGGGTCTTTTTGTGGGCGCTATGCTCACGGGGATGATCACTTATCGCTTTGTATTGGCGCGTCCGGCACTTGCGTCGCGATAA
- a CDS encoding ArsR/SmtB family transcription factor has protein sequence MSVETRISLETLTAKAPEAAEFMRHFSNANRLMLLCYIAQRETAVTDLQEALGIKQPALSQQLAELRHAGLVKTRRESRQIFYSIADGRAEAVMKLLFRLFCDPESGPTDEPAVTGSTDPVVEQAALPPKDAAHFARIVPLT, from the coding sequence ATGAGTGTCGAGACGAGGATCTCACTGGAAACACTTACCGCAAAAGCACCGGAAGCTGCCGAGTTCATGAGGCACTTCAGTAATGCCAACCGGCTGATGCTGCTGTGTTACATCGCCCAGCGGGAGACCGCCGTGACCGACCTTCAGGAGGCGTTGGGGATCAAGCAGCCTGCCCTTTCGCAACAACTCGCCGAATTACGACACGCAGGCCTCGTCAAGACACGACGGGAGTCGCGTCAGATCTTCTATTCGATAGCCGACGGTCGAGCGGAAGCCGTGATGAAACTGCTGTTCAGGCTGTTCTGCGATCCGGAAAGCGGGCCAACAGACGAACCTGCTGTCACAGGCTCGACCGATCCCGTCGTCGAGCAGGCTGCCCTTCCACCAAAGGACGCTGCTCATTTTGCTCGGATTGTGCCACTGACCTAG